From Coffea arabica cultivar ET-39 chromosome 9c, Coffea Arabica ET-39 HiFi, whole genome shotgun sequence, one genomic window encodes:
- the LOC140014261 gene encoding uncharacterized protein, with protein sequence MLVNNLCESFNAHILEARDQPIITMLEMIREYLMDRIRKRKSAMERYDSPTGPLINEIIENKVKGPRGAQFAVDMEKKNCSCRLWEVSGIPCCHAIAAILLRNEDPWQYLNVCYSRGLFLKLYENVLQPISGEDHWPPSTMPELEPPVSVTQPGRPRKARRRDTTEGKNHGRRLRRRIIIHYQKCGETGHNAATCKQPTNEQGQQDTSTEPVTQQSNARRRRQTVSTTNNVYF encoded by the exons ATGCTGGTCAACAACTTGTGTGAGTCTTTTAATGCACATATTCTTGAGGCTAGAGACCAGCCAATTATAACAATGCTAGAAATGATCAGGGAGTACCTTATGGATAGGATCCGGAAGAGAAAATCAGCAATGGAAAGATATGATAGCCCAACTGGACCTCTAATCAACGAAATTATTGAAAATAAG GTGAAAGGACCAAGAGGGGCCCAATTTGCTGTTGATATGGAGAAAAAGAACTGCAGTTGCAGGTTATGGGAGGTTAGTGGCATTCCATGTTGTCACGCCATTGctgccattcttttgaggaATGAAGACCCATGGCAGTACTTGAATGTTTGTTATAGTAGGGGGCTATTCTTGAAACTTTATGAAAATGTGTTACAACCAATTAGTGGTGAGGATCATTGGCCCCCATCAACAATGCCTGAATTGGAGCCCCCGGTATCAGTAACTCAACCTGGAAGGCCTAGAAAGGCTAGGAGAAGGGACACAACTGAAGGCAAGAATCACGGTAGAAGACTAAGAAGAAGGATCATTATTCATTATCAAAAATGTGGGGAGACTGGTCATAATGCAGCAACATGCAAGCAACCAACCAATGAACAAGGGCAGCAAGATACTTCAACTGAACCTGTGACGCAGCAATCAAATGCAAGAAGGAGGAGACAAACAGTAAGTACAACCAACAATgtttacttttaa
- the LOC113708493 gene encoding uncharacterized protein, whose product MTLTDLALVTTVAMRHYWMQQARNEPEVSDTLAEDVIPDHLSSDGGSSEEDEDGDQFQRRYKDFCMEKFKIDTRFELGMKFGSRAQFKAAVQEYGIKMGKPVYTKRNESNQYKRVRAKCKAPCQWFVFASIEKALGSTDLVVKSMNDKHENCNHAWKNKNLKSKWLSDRWIAAKSRKLALEMIKGSAEQQYKRIWEYCAEIKKTHEGSTMEDNLRPLIALDGCHLKGTYRGQLLTAIAVDPNNGWWPIAWTVVEREATEQWAWFLKYLNDDLEIENQFHYTFISDQQKGLDRALAEVLSNCEHRYCVQHMYRNFKKKHPGLPLKDRLWNIANSTIKELYNKAMKELKDFDNEAYQWVKKCSSSLALVQGLLSDSHKE is encoded by the exons ATGACTCTGACAGATTTAGCACTGGTAACTACTGTGGCGATGAGACACTACTGGATG CAACAAGCTCGAAATGAACCAGAAGTTTCTGATACATTGGCTGAAGATGTAATCCCAGACCACCTTAGCAGTGATGGTGGCTCAtcagaagaagatgaagatggtGACCAATTCCAAAGAAGGTACAAAGATTTTTGTATGGAGAAGTTCAAAATTGATACCAGATTTGAGTTGGGTATGAAATTTGGTTCAAGAGCCCAGTTTAAGGCAGCTGTTCAAGAATATGGTATCAAGATGGGGAAACCAGTATACACCAAGAGGAATGAGAGTAACCAGTATAAAAGGGTGAGAGCCAAGTGCAAGGCCCCATGCCAATGGTTTGTGTTTGCCTCAATTGAAAAAGCACTTGGGAGTACTGATTTGGTAGTTAAAAGCATGAATGACAAGCATGAAAATTGCAATCACGCCTGGAAAAATAAAAACCTGAAGTCTAAGTGGTTGTCTGACAG ATGGATAGCAGCCAAATCAAGGAAATTGGCACTTGAAATGATAAAGGGATCAGCTGAACAACAGTATAAGAGAATTTGGGAATATTGTGCTGAGATAAAAAAGACACATGAAGGCAGCACAATGGAG GATAATTTGAGACCATTGATAGCATTGGATGGGTGCCATTTGAAAGGGACTTATAGAGGGCAGTTATTGACTGCCATTGCAGTTGACCCTAATAATGGGTGGTGGCCCATTGCCTGGACAGTTGTAGAGAGAGAAGCTACGGAGCAGTGGGCATGGTTCTTGAAATACCTCAATGATGATTTGGAAATTgaaaatcaatttcattatACCTTTATTTCTGACCAACAAAAG GGGTTGGATAGAGCATTAGCTGAAGTTCTTTCAAATTGTGAGCATAGGTATTGTGTCCAACACATGTATCGAAACTTCAAGAAGAAACATCCAGGTTTGCCTCTTAAGGATAGGCTGTGGAACATTGCCAACAGCACAATAAAGGAACTCTACAATAAAGCAATGAAAGAACTCAAAGATTTTGATAACGAGGCATATCAGTGGGTAAAAAAATGCTCCAGCTCCTTGGCATTGGTGCAAGGCCTTCTTTCCGACTCACACAAAGAGTGA